A window from Dehalobacter sp. DCA encodes these proteins:
- a CDS encoding reductive dehalogenase, whose product MGTYNDKEKESVYKDFKQTRDQYAQFGDTIANAAGMTVAFNKAALSRVGKTTTILGGGNYGIPVKHLDYSPNYLGSTKIFGPIPRKSAEDTGFNRAGRGEYGPEVAEGLKKIPERHPLVKSLFNMSHVIGGENVVDGPVRTEPLPIPDPKSMTQHIKDLAKFLKADEVGVGLMPEYAYWTHTVPHAVEVARGLKKPNEKTPVTTNHKYVIGILIDQNLDTILSSTGMDGISSSQSYYAYFTSGVIATSIASYIRNMGYSARAHHCGNYQMILAPALVAAGLGEMSRTGESIVHPRLGFRFKAAAVTTDMPLEPDGPISFGAREFCVTCKKCATLCPSGAISQDDHPSKFNNYEKWPTDIKKCTSFRICNTKGAMCGVCMKSCPWNNKEDSWFHTVGIYAASKSKLAAKLLKNVDDFFGYGTEVIQENRWWLQWPELFKK is encoded by the coding sequence ATGGGGACTTATAACGATAAAGAAAAAGAATCAGTCTACAAAGACTTTAAACAGACCAGGGATCAATATGCCCAGTTTGGAGATACCATTGCGAACGCCGCCGGTATGACGGTTGCCTTTAACAAAGCCGCACTTTCCAGAGTAGGGAAAACCACGACGATTCTTGGAGGGGGAAATTACGGCATTCCAGTTAAACATCTCGATTATTCCCCAAATTATTTGGGATCAACTAAAATTTTTGGTCCTATCCCTAGAAAAAGCGCAGAAGATACAGGCTTTAACAGGGCGGGCAGAGGAGAATACGGTCCCGAGGTTGCTGAAGGTTTAAAGAAGATCCCAGAAAGGCATCCTTTGGTAAAATCTCTTTTCAATATGTCACATGTCATTGGCGGTGAAAACGTTGTAGACGGACCTGTAAGAACCGAGCCTCTTCCTATTCCTGATCCGAAATCCATGACCCAACATATCAAGGATCTCGCTAAATTTCTCAAGGCGGATGAGGTCGGAGTAGGATTGATGCCCGAGTATGCGTATTGGACACACACTGTACCGCATGCTGTCGAAGTAGCCCGTGGCTTGAAAAAGCCCAACGAAAAAACCCCGGTAACCACAAACCATAAATATGTTATAGGCATTCTTATTGATCAAAATTTAGATACGATTCTTTCATCGACGGGTATGGATGGGATCAGCTCCAGTCAGAGCTATTATGCGTATTTCACATCCGGTGTGATTGCGACTTCCATTGCATCTTATATAAGAAACATGGGGTATTCGGCCCGGGCCCATCACTGCGGGAATTATCAAATGATTTTAGCACCGGCGCTCGTTGCCGCCGGGTTAGGCGAAATGTCGAGGACGGGTGAAAGTATTGTGCATCCGAGGCTCGGATTCCGATTTAAGGCGGCCGCCGTAACGACGGATATGCCTTTGGAACCAGATGGACCTATTTCTTTCGGAGCAAGGGAATTTTGCGTAACTTGCAAAAAATGCGCCACGCTATGTCCATCGGGTGCAATTAGTCAAGATGATCATCCGTCAAAGTTTAATAACTATGAAAAATGGCCCACAGATATTAAGAAATGCACATCTTTCCGTATTTGCAATACAAAAGGAGCCATGTGCGGAGTGTGTATGAAATCCTGTCCCTGGAACAATAAAGAGGATAGCTGGTTCCATACCGTGGGTATTTACGCTGCTTCCAAATCTAAGCTTGCTGCAAAATTATTGAAGAATGTCGATGATTTCTTCGGATATGGTACCGAAGTAATACAGGAGAACCGCTGGTGGCTTCAGTGGCCGGAACTATTTAAAAAGTAG
- a CDS encoding dehalogenase, whose product MAGVIYSFFVGALSILIEIGVNSLASANGMILSWYGWVLIYFIYVCIVMGVSFVYINAVGKHKVATRRGAILLFAGSAAGILVLLLFWRYCMYP is encoded by the coding sequence ATGGCTGGAGTGATTTACTCGTTTTTTGTAGGGGCCTTATCTATTTTAATAGAAATTGGAGTTAATAGTCTTGCATCTGCTAACGGAATGATTTTGTCCTGGTACGGCTGGGTGCTAATTTATTTCATTTATGTCTGTATCGTTATGGGAGTTTCCTTTGTTTACATTAATGCTGTGGGAAAGCATAAAGTTGCCACGAGGAGAGGTGCAATACTTCTCTTTGCGGGATCTGCAGCTGGTATCTTAGTACTTTTGCTGTTTTGGCGTTACTGTATGTATCCTTAA
- a CDS encoding PFL family protein, whose protein sequence is MNLYKNIFETTRMIEKEKLDIRTITMGISLLDCIDASGEKARRRIYDKITRLAQNLVKVGNEIETEYGIPIINKRISVTPMAIIASGSEEESYVEFARTLDKAAREVGVNFIGGFSALVQKGFTKGDRILIESIPEALNETERVCSSVNVANSKAGINMDAVKMMGKVIKDTAYLTRDRDSLGCAKLVVFANAVDDNPFMAGAFHGVGEPEVVVNVGVSGPGVVKCAMEKVKGEPLHVVAENIKKTAFKITRAGQLVGNEVSRRLDVPFGILDLSLAPTPEIGDSVARILEEMGLEACGTHGTTAALAMLNDAVKKGGIMASSSVGGLSGAFIPVSEDEGMINAVKNGALTFDKLEAMTSVCSVGLDMIAIPGDTKESTISAMIADEAAIGVINNKTTAVRVIPVYGKGVGDTAEFGGLLGYAPIMAVNPFSAEEFINRGGRIPAPIHSFRN, encoded by the coding sequence ATGAATCTCTATAAAAATATTTTTGAAACCACCCGCATGATCGAGAAAGAAAAACTGGATATCAGGACCATCACAATGGGCATTTCTTTGCTTGATTGCATTGACGCTTCAGGAGAAAAGGCCCGCCGGAGAATTTATGACAAAATTACCAGGTTGGCACAAAATCTTGTCAAAGTCGGCAATGAAATCGAAACTGAATATGGCATTCCCATTATCAATAAACGAATTTCCGTTACGCCGATGGCCATCATCGCCTCCGGGAGTGAAGAAGAAAGCTATGTCGAGTTTGCGAGAACGCTGGACAAAGCAGCCCGGGAGGTCGGCGTTAACTTTATCGGAGGCTTCTCTGCGCTTGTGCAGAAAGGCTTTACGAAAGGCGACAGAATCTTAATTGAATCAATCCCTGAGGCTCTGAATGAAACAGAACGGGTATGTTCGTCTGTGAATGTGGCCAATTCCAAAGCCGGTATCAACATGGATGCAGTGAAGATGATGGGAAAAGTCATTAAAGATACAGCTTATTTGACCAGGGACAGGGATTCTCTGGGTTGTGCGAAGCTGGTGGTATTTGCGAATGCCGTTGATGACAATCCGTTTATGGCGGGGGCCTTCCACGGGGTTGGCGAACCCGAAGTTGTGGTCAATGTCGGGGTAAGCGGTCCCGGCGTCGTCAAATGTGCCATGGAGAAGGTCAAGGGAGAACCCTTGCATGTCGTAGCCGAGAACATTAAAAAGACTGCCTTTAAAATTACCCGGGCCGGTCAGCTGGTTGGCAACGAAGTATCCAGAAGACTGGATGTACCGTTCGGTATTTTGGATTTGTCCCTGGCCCCAACACCGGAAATCGGAGACAGTGTGGCCAGGATTCTTGAAGAAATGGGCTTGGAAGCCTGTGGAACCCATGGCACGACTGCAGCGCTGGCTATGTTGAATGACGCTGTCAAAAAAGGCGGCATTATGGCCTCCTCCTCCGTAGGGGGACTAAGCGGGGCCTTTATCCCGGTTAGCGAAGATGAAGGAATGATCAATGCAGTCAAGAACGGAGCCTTGACCTTTGACAAACTTGAGGCGATGACCAGTGTCTGCTCCGTAGGGCTGGATATGATTGCGATACCAGGAGACACGAAGGAATCGACGATTTCAGCCATGATTGCGGACGAAGCCGCTATCGGCGTCATCAATAACAAAACGACCGCAGTCCGCGTGATTCCTGTCTATGGCAAAGGAGTCGGCGATACAGCCGAGTTCGGCGGTTTGCTGGGCTATGCACCGATCATGGCTGTCAATCCGTTCAGTGCGGAAGAATTCATTAACCGCGGCGGCAGAATTCCAGCGCCGATCCACAGCTTCAGGAATTAA
- a CDS encoding ACT domain-containing protein, with protein MKGIVTVIGKDKVGIIYGVTKILMERNVNVEDISQTIMQDYFTMMMLVNLSNIKCDFSVLKEELDALGKEIGLSVKIQREEIFDYMHNI; from the coding sequence ATGAAAGGAATTGTCACTGTAATAGGAAAAGATAAAGTCGGGATCATCTATGGCGTTACCAAGATTCTGATGGAGAGAAATGTGAATGTAGAGGATATCAGTCAGACCATTATGCAGGATTATTTTACCATGATGATGCTGGTCAACCTTTCCAACATAAAATGCGATTTCAGTGTTCTGAAGGAAGAGCTCGATGCCTTGGGTAAAGAGATCGGATTGTCGGTGAAGATTCAAAGAGAAGAGATCTTTGACTACATGCACAATATTTAA
- a CDS encoding cell division protein ZapA translates to MKTVNPEEQKVSVLIFGELHVIRGKGSEEYIKKLAHDVDKRMEEIALKFPRIPAHQVAILAALNFADELAKIKEEQMTLLNMLGESGGE, encoded by the coding sequence GTGAAGACTGTGAATCCGGAAGAACAAAAAGTATCGGTTCTGATTTTCGGAGAACTTCATGTTATTCGCGGCAAGGGATCTGAGGAATATATCAAGAAACTCGCCCATGATGTCGATAAAAGAATGGAAGAAATTGCGTTGAAATTCCCGAGGATACCAGCACATCAGGTAGCTATCCTGGCAGCACTCAATTTTGCAGATGAATTGGCAAAAATAAAAGAAGAACAGATGACGCTTCTTAACATGTTAGGAGAAAGCGGCGGCGAATAA
- the pheT gene encoding phenylalanine--tRNA ligase subunit beta, translating into MRVSMEWLKQYLELRLSPEELAEVLTGGGIEVEGVECLNKGFAEVYIGEILDIQPHPDAQKLQVCRLNTGREVLTIVTGASNVLVGDKVPVAVPGAVLPGGKEIQPVDMRGVKSYGMLCSDKELEIEAVGQERSKGGILILSPDAPVGESLETYLGLQDSVLELELYPNRPDCLAMVNVAREAGTLLGKKPVLPEWAREEMPSWPEDVRQKVEIEDPELSWRYSALLVDDVVIQPSPLWMQNRLRAAGVRPINNIVDITNYCMLEMGQPLHAFDRDKLQGTVRVRKARQGETMVSLDGIERRLEPDMLVIADDNGPQAIAGVMGGLESEVTGKTCRILFESAHFLGSSVRRTSRKLGLRSESSSRFEKGVNPYWTVPTLGRVAELLLELEAGVPMSFTEKVCALPPKVRIEIAVSTVNQVLGVEYTDQEIEKVFEALDFEYLKLPDCRYSVEIPSYRQDLKIEVDLIEEIARIIGYDKIPTTLPQGSQTQGCRTPEQVFRRKLRKILIKAGMNEVISYSFSNKEMDDQWGSEGRNIPLLNPLREELGTMRTSLLPGLLEIASRNTARRNTDLLLFEIGNVYLPKELPLKKLPDEVSRIAGLAQGESKRHWLNSQVKFDFFYVKGILTQIAEECGMEFEYRRIEEGKYCSLLHPGRSASIYSKGEYLGILGEIYPQLDQKWDLQCPVLFELDFGVLSRNANLTVVAKSYPRYPAIQRDLAVVVPEEVSAEDIKKKVMALGGEFLKEVELFDVYQGQPVPAGHKSLAFTMRYQSAERTLKDEEVNAFNSDILSGIQQEFGAKWRK; encoded by the coding sequence ATGAGAGTAAGTATGGAATGGCTAAAACAATACCTCGAGCTTCGTCTCAGTCCTGAAGAACTGGCAGAAGTCCTGACCGGGGGCGGGATTGAAGTTGAAGGGGTAGAATGCTTGAATAAAGGCTTTGCAGAAGTCTATATTGGTGAAATTCTGGATATCCAGCCCCATCCCGATGCCCAAAAACTGCAAGTATGCCGTTTGAATACCGGCAGGGAAGTACTGACCATTGTTACGGGTGCCTCGAATGTCCTTGTCGGGGATAAAGTACCGGTAGCCGTTCCGGGAGCGGTGCTTCCAGGGGGTAAAGAGATTCAGCCGGTCGATATGAGAGGCGTAAAATCGTATGGGATGCTTTGTTCCGACAAGGAACTCGAAATCGAAGCTGTCGGTCAGGAACGCAGTAAAGGCGGGATCCTGATCCTGTCTCCTGACGCGCCTGTCGGTGAGAGCCTGGAAACATATCTCGGTTTGCAGGACAGCGTCCTGGAACTGGAACTTTACCCTAACCGGCCGGATTGTCTGGCGATGGTCAATGTTGCGAGAGAAGCCGGGACGTTGCTCGGGAAAAAGCCTGTTTTGCCGGAATGGGCCCGGGAGGAAATGCCTTCCTGGCCGGAAGATGTCAGGCAGAAGGTTGAAATTGAAGATCCGGAACTTTCCTGGCGTTATTCGGCCCTGCTGGTGGATGATGTCGTCATTCAACCCTCGCCGCTTTGGATGCAGAATCGGCTCCGGGCTGCCGGAGTCCGTCCGATCAATAATATTGTCGATATTACCAACTACTGCATGCTGGAAATGGGACAGCCGCTTCATGCGTTCGACCGGGATAAACTTCAGGGTACGGTCAGAGTCCGCAAAGCCAGACAAGGTGAAACCATGGTCAGCCTGGACGGCATCGAAAGAAGATTGGAACCCGATATGCTGGTTATTGCCGACGATAACGGGCCGCAGGCCATTGCCGGTGTCATGGGCGGTCTGGAAAGCGAAGTGACCGGCAAGACCTGCAGGATCCTGTTTGAATCAGCACATTTCCTCGGTTCGAGTGTCCGGCGTACCAGCAGAAAGCTGGGACTCCGTTCGGAGTCTTCCAGCCGTTTTGAAAAAGGCGTTAATCCTTACTGGACAGTCCCAACCCTGGGCAGAGTGGCAGAATTGCTGCTGGAACTCGAGGCAGGTGTACCGATGTCCTTTACGGAAAAAGTCTGTGCGCTTCCGCCCAAGGTTCGGATCGAAATAGCGGTTTCCACGGTCAATCAGGTACTGGGTGTGGAATATACGGATCAGGAAATTGAAAAGGTGTTTGAAGCTCTTGATTTTGAATATCTTAAATTGCCAGACTGCCGGTACAGTGTTGAAATTCCTTCTTACAGGCAGGACCTTAAAATTGAAGTTGACTTGATTGAAGAGATTGCCCGCATCATAGGCTATGATAAGATTCCTACCACCCTGCCGCAGGGCAGCCAAACGCAAGGGTGCAGGACACCTGAACAGGTTTTCCGGCGCAAACTGCGTAAAATCCTGATCAAAGCCGGGATGAACGAGGTTATTTCCTACTCTTTCAGCAATAAAGAAATGGATGATCAATGGGGGTCAGAAGGCCGGAATATCCCACTCTTAAATCCATTAAGGGAAGAATTAGGAACGATGAGGACGTCACTTCTGCCTGGGCTATTGGAGATTGCGTCCAGAAATACCGCCAGACGCAACACGGATCTGCTGCTGTTTGAAATCGGCAATGTCTATTTGCCAAAAGAGCTGCCGTTAAAGAAGCTGCCCGATGAGGTTTCCCGGATTGCCGGCTTGGCGCAGGGGGAAAGCAAACGCCACTGGCTGAATTCGCAGGTGAAATTTGATTTCTTTTATGTTAAAGGGATACTGACACAAATTGCGGAAGAATGCGGAATGGAATTTGAATATCGGAGAATTGAGGAAGGCAAGTACTGCAGCCTGCTTCATCCCGGGAGGTCCGCAAGCATTTACAGCAAAGGGGAGTACCTTGGTATTCTCGGGGAAATCTATCCGCAGCTCGACCAGAAATGGGACCTGCAGTGTCCGGTGCTGTTTGAGCTCGATTTTGGAGTGCTGTCCAGGAATGCCAATCTCACGGTTGTTGCCAAATCGTATCCGCGTTATCCGGCAATTCAGCGTGACCTGGCCGTTGTGGTCCCTGAAGAGGTATCAGCAGAAGATATTAAGAAAAAGGTCATGGCACTCGGCGGGGAATTCCTGAAAGAAGTAGAGCTGTTCGACGTGTATCAGGGACAGCCCGTTCCGGCGGGACACAAGAGCCTTGCCTTTACGATGCGTTACCAGTCTGCAGAACGAACCTTGAAAGATGAAGAAGTGAACGCTTTTAATTCCGACATCCTTTCGGGAATACAGCAGGAATTTGGGGCAAAATGGCGAAAATAA
- the pheS gene encoding phenylalanine--tRNA ligase subunit alpha has product MREEIQKIKEDTLGQLTKLTSSEELQELKVRVMGKKGSLTSLLKQMGQLSAEERPKMGQIVNELRTQLEDAWDKKWREFEKNALESRLREERIDISLPGYSLPQGHQHPLSKVIEEIEDIFMGMGFTIAEGPEIETDYYNFEALNLPKDHPARDMQDTFFITEDILLRTQTSPVQIRTMEKQRPQLPVKIIAPGKVFRNDDDATHSPMFHQVEGLLVDKGVRMSDLKGLLLYFSRQMFGESREIRLRPSFFPFTEPSAEVDVSCMLCGGAGCRLCKGTGWIEILGAGMVHPHVLEMGGYDPKEVTGFAFGMGVERIAMLKYGIEDMRLLFDNDIRFLEQF; this is encoded by the coding sequence ATGCGAGAAGAAATTCAAAAAATTAAAGAAGATACACTGGGGCAACTGACCAAGCTGACTTCGTCGGAAGAGCTTCAGGAGCTAAAAGTCCGCGTGATGGGCAAAAAGGGATCCCTCACATCCTTGCTAAAGCAGATGGGTCAGCTCAGCGCGGAAGAGCGTCCCAAAATGGGGCAGATCGTTAACGAACTGCGCACGCAGCTTGAAGATGCCTGGGACAAAAAATGGAGGGAATTTGAAAAGAATGCTTTGGAAAGCAGACTAAGGGAAGAACGGATCGATATCAGTCTGCCGGGGTATTCTTTACCTCAAGGACACCAGCATCCTTTAAGCAAAGTGATTGAGGAAATTGAAGATATTTTTATGGGCATGGGTTTTACCATTGCTGAGGGACCAGAAATAGAAACGGATTACTATAACTTTGAAGCGCTGAACCTGCCGAAAGACCATCCGGCCAGGGATATGCAGGATACGTTTTTTATCACCGAGGATATTCTGCTTCGGACGCAGACCTCGCCGGTCCAGATCAGAACCATGGAAAAACAAAGACCCCAGCTTCCGGTCAAGATCATTGCGCCAGGTAAAGTCTTCCGCAACGATGATGATGCAACCCACTCGCCGATGTTCCATCAGGTAGAGGGGCTGCTGGTCGATAAGGGAGTCAGAATGTCCGATCTCAAAGGACTGCTTCTGTATTTCTCCAGACAAATGTTTGGCGAATCCCGCGAAATCCGCTTGAGGCCGAGCTTCTTCCCATTTACGGAGCCCAGTGCTGAAGTTGATGTATCCTGCATGCTTTGTGGTGGTGCAGGTTGCAGGCTGTGCAAAGGGACCGGCTGGATTGAAATCTTGGGGGCCGGAATGGTTCATCCGCATGTGCTGGAGATGGGAGGCTATGATCCTAAGGAAGTAACAGGCTTTGCTTTCGGCATGGGCGTAGAACGGATTGCAATGCTGAAATACGGCATTGAAGATATGCGGCTGCTTTTTGATAATGATATCCGCTTCCTGGAGCAGTTCTAA
- a CDS encoding TrmH family RNA methyltransferase, translating to MIVSLQNEQVKHVVSLHDKKGRKEYREFLVEGKRFVQEAILRQAQLKKVYYTAQDAAAEPSDPQYSLNISGLVTEIRALGIEAEEVSEAVMRKMSATEAPQGILGIIRKNEFDWQDIKVRKDTILLVVDGIQDPGNLGTILRTALAADVKQIILTKKTVDLYNPKVLRSSMGSVFSEVILADKTPEEIAIFCRQKECSMVVSTMGGTSIFKTNIREDYPLALIMGNEATGPSAFFMEKAAKHYSIPMFNNVESLNASMAAGIFLYEMRRQGQFL from the coding sequence ATGATCGTTTCTTTGCAAAATGAACAGGTCAAGCATGTGGTATCCCTGCATGATAAAAAAGGCCGTAAAGAATATAGGGAATTCCTTGTAGAAGGCAAACGTTTTGTACAGGAAGCTATTCTTAGGCAAGCGCAGCTTAAGAAGGTTTATTATACGGCCCAGGACGCAGCGGCGGAACCATCAGATCCGCAGTACTCCTTAAATATTTCCGGACTGGTGACGGAGATACGAGCGCTGGGAATAGAAGCTGAAGAGGTGTCTGAAGCGGTGATGCGCAAAATGAGCGCTACAGAAGCCCCTCAGGGTATCCTCGGAATAATCCGGAAAAACGAATTTGACTGGCAGGATATCAAGGTTCGGAAGGATACCATTCTTCTTGTCGTTGACGGAATCCAGGATCCGGGTAATTTGGGCACGATTTTAAGAACTGCCCTGGCTGCAGATGTCAAGCAAATCATTTTGACAAAAAAAACGGTGGATCTTTATAATCCCAAAGTTCTGCGCAGCAGTATGGGCTCCGTTTTTTCTGAGGTGATTTTGGCGGATAAAACGCCTGAAGAAATAGCAATTTTTTGCAGACAAAAAGAATGTTCCATGGTCGTATCCACCATGGGTGGAACTTCCATATTTAAGACGAACATTCGTGAAGACTATCCTTTGGCATTAATTATGGGAAATGAAGCAACAGGGCCGTCAGCTTTTTTTATGGAAAAGGCCGCTAAGCACTATTCCATTCCAATGTTTAACAATGTTGAATCGTTGAATGCGTCAATGGCTGCCGGAATATTCCTTTATGAAATGCGAAGACAGGGACAATTCTTGTAA
- the rplT gene encoding 50S ribosomal protein L20, whose amino-acid sequence MARVKRGVRAHERHKKILKLARGYRGRKSKLFRMAKQQVVKSMAYAYVHRKQRRRDFRKLWITRINAAARMNNITYNRLMYGLKLANVNINRKMLADLAVNDAAAFTKLVEVAQSKLDNTNAKAQANA is encoded by the coding sequence ATGGCCCGTGTAAAAAGAGGCGTCAGAGCACATGAACGCCATAAAAAAATATTAAAATTAGCCAGAGGATATAGAGGACGTAAGAGCAAACTTTTCAGAATGGCCAAACAGCAAGTCGTTAAATCGATGGCGTATGCTTATGTTCACCGCAAACAGAGAAGACGCGATTTTCGGAAACTGTGGATCACCAGGATTAATGCAGCTGCCCGAATGAATAACATTACGTATAACCGGCTGATGTACGGTCTGAAGCTGGCCAATGTCAATATCAACCGCAAAATGCTGGCCGATTTGGCAGTTAATGATGCTGCAGCTTTTACGAAGCTTGTAGAAGTTGCCCAAAGCAAACTCGACAACACCAATGCAAAAGCTCAGGCGAATGCTTAA
- the rpmI gene encoding 50S ribosomal protein L35 translates to MPKMKTHRGAAKRFKKTATGKIVCYHAYKSHILEKKSPKRKRNLRKAAVMHSTDAKRIARLIAYVK, encoded by the coding sequence ATGCCTAAAATGAAAACACATCGTGGAGCTGCCAAACGTTTTAAGAAAACTGCTACCGGCAAAATTGTTTGTTATCATGCATATAAAAGCCATATCTTGGAGAAGAAGTCACCAAAGCGTAAACGGAATCTTCGTAAAGCGGCGGTTATGCATAGTACCGATGCGAAACGTATTGCTCGCCTGATCGCTTATGTTAAATAA
- the infC gene encoding translation initiation factor IF-3 → MNKDLRINEEIRAREVRLVGEEGEQLGIIPIKDALSVAAEKALDLVEIAPAAKPPVCKVMDYGKYKYEQAKRDKEARKKQKVVEIKEVKLRPNIEDHDFMTKARNAQRFLGDGDKVKVTIMFRGREITHPDHGKVLCLRMAEFLSEEALVEREPKVEGRNMVMILAPSAHKHD, encoded by the coding sequence ATTAACAAAGATTTACGGATTAATGAAGAAATCCGGGCTCGGGAAGTTCGATTAGTAGGTGAAGAAGGAGAACAACTCGGGATCATTCCTATTAAAGATGCCTTGAGCGTCGCTGCTGAAAAAGCGCTTGATTTAGTGGAGATTGCTCCTGCTGCCAAACCACCGGTTTGTAAGGTGATGGATTATGGGAAATATAAATATGAACAGGCGAAGCGTGATAAAGAAGCCCGTAAGAAGCAGAAGGTTGTTGAAATTAAAGAAGTCAAGCTCCGCCCGAATATTGAAGACCATGATTTTATGACCAAAGCGCGCAATGCCCAGCGCTTTTTAGGCGATGGCGATAAAGTAAAAGTTACCATCATGTTTAGAGGACGGGAGATAACACACCCAGACCATGGTAAAGTATTGTGTTTACGAATGGCTGAATTTCTTAGTGAAGAAGCTCTTGTCGAGCGTGAACCCAAAGTCGAAGGTCGCAATATGGTTATGATTTTAGCTCCTTCCGCACACAAACACGATTAA
- a CDS encoding ISNCY family transposase produces MKLEMSKQEARKVTIIEELLAGHLLNKQAAGLLNLSVRQVQRLKVEATANGVMSILHKNRGRKPANALDPKLALNIIEIYEKELINYNFCHATDVLAEDKGIFVSVSTVSRHLKASGIRSPKAKRRPKKHRSRNARKREGELVQMDASSYDWLGNDSYLHLHGAVDDATGRILALHFEKEETFEGYCELMFQMNQDGHLPREIYTDGRTVFAYDSKTKKKLTLDEELTGKVERQPHFARALRETKILLIIAKSAQAKGGIERLWETLQDRLPKDMKRKGINSIEQANEFLRQYIPYYNRKFSVQAASMEKAYLPKQDLAAFQLTFAIHETRKLDSGLSFSYRGQKYRLPISKDNKEIPASPHDTITVATSKHIGMQVLFKGLVIKPEPLNTQPKESIIHISQPDNSTNCLPSETLIKPKNKTNSPWFGYTEIFYSKKLRDDISAAQLSPYQGDIIADY; encoded by the coding sequence ATGAAATTAGAAATGAGCAAGCAAGAAGCAAGAAAAGTAACCATTATCGAAGAATTATTGGCAGGCCATTTATTAAACAAACAAGCAGCAGGGCTTCTAAATCTCAGCGTCAGACAAGTACAGCGGTTGAAAGTGGAGGCCACCGCCAATGGGGTCATGAGCATTCTGCATAAAAACAGAGGACGTAAGCCTGCTAATGCCTTAGATCCAAAGTTAGCCTTGAACATCATTGAGATTTACGAAAAGGAATTGATCAACTATAACTTTTGCCATGCTACCGATGTTCTCGCTGAAGACAAGGGGATATTTGTCTCTGTCAGCACTGTTTCAAGACATCTAAAAGCCAGTGGTATTCGATCCCCAAAGGCCAAACGAAGACCGAAGAAACATCGGTCAAGAAATGCCCGTAAACGTGAAGGAGAACTCGTTCAGATGGATGCTTCCAGTTATGATTGGCTGGGCAATGACTCCTACCTGCACCTTCATGGTGCTGTAGATGATGCCACAGGTCGTATTCTAGCTCTTCATTTCGAAAAGGAAGAAACCTTTGAAGGGTATTGTGAGTTGATGTTTCAGATGAATCAAGACGGCCATTTGCCAAGGGAAATTTACACCGATGGTAGAACAGTCTTTGCTTATGACAGTAAAACAAAAAAGAAACTGACACTAGATGAAGAACTAACTGGTAAAGTCGAGCGTCAACCCCACTTCGCAAGAGCTCTCAGAGAAACCAAAATTCTACTTATCATTGCCAAGTCTGCACAAGCTAAAGGGGGGATTGAAAGGCTCTGGGAAACTTTGCAGGATCGTTTGCCTAAAGATATGAAGCGTAAAGGCATTAATTCAATTGAACAGGCTAATGAATTCCTGAGGCAATATATTCCCTATTACAACCGCAAATTCTCCGTCCAGGCTGCCAGCATGGAAAAGGCCTATTTGCCCAAACAGGATTTGGCTGCATTTCAGTTAACCTTTGCTATACATGAAACAAGAAAGCTTGATTCAGGCCTTTCCTTTTCTTATAGAGGTCAGAAATACCGGTTGCCAATTTCTAAGGATAATAAAGAAATCCCTGCATCCCCTCATGACACGATTACTGTAGCAACCAGTAAACATATCGGAATGCAGGTTCTTTTCAAGGGCCTTGTGATTAAACCAGAACCGCTTAATACTCAGCCTAAGGAAAGTATAATACATATCTCTCAGCCGGACAACTCTACTAATTGCCTACCTTCTGAGACTTTAATTAAACCTAAAAACAAAACTAATTCCCCTTGGTTTGGCTATACCGAAATTTTCTATTCCAAGAAACTTAGGGATGACATTTCTGCTGCACAGTTATCACCCTATCAGGGTGACATTATCGCAGACTATTGA